A genomic segment from Salmo trutta chromosome 38, fSalTru1.1, whole genome shotgun sequence encodes:
- the LOC115178810 gene encoding A-kinase anchor protein 8-like isoform X3 codes for MEGRGYSSGGYSSWGGGGGSGSRGSDNYDPYGGGYKDSMSGMGGYGGGHKRGLSGSSLLSTGTSADAVIAKINQRLDMLTQLEGGMKGGGRSDRFDQYESFDSRGPSSLPSRDLYRSGSYGYGDGRGDMTQRASGFGGGGGLGSGFDSSSSYGAAKMQRQNMRDSFSSGHGGGSWAGAGQRSPRRGGGRGGFGGRRSDPTPMGGGGGRMGGRGGGRGGGGHSPGGRGKLPSLLGHRMPPQTGAFHQSAQQGRVPGHQDFPGRHFGGGPQGGHQRGRKRPLNRQQPGGGQRDGQKKRKQTLTAADEPESKMNKTESAGGETAEEPAENNGEENEATKAPADGEKVVSMQEEISQMKKKLQTGKQTPPQDKVPKNRRKRGGFLERSGVTLTPKSQTQRVTFACSVCKFRSFYHEDMAAHLESKFHKDHFKFLSSQLSKPTTDFLQEYLNNKYKKTEQRTSQMENHCAAICQVYKEQDLTRQLGMEHFMKKVEAAHCAACDLFIPMQFYVIQKHLKSPDHNFNRKGMMEQSKRASLSVARSILNHKIIGKKLESYLKGENPFLGNQDDQDPEDSMIMEVSEAELTNESLAETIKEEAGPETSQAATGADGVEEEKMEEGGVAVADGGEEEEAAQVEKLAGGEGETQGEGETQGEAEGELEQGGEEEEEGFEVGDEFGEEDEGVEGELGEEEEDEGVGGEDEGVAVEKKDEDADVVVIE; via the exons ATGGAAGGTCGTGGCTACAGTTCAG GAGGATACTCGAGTTGGGGAGGCGGTGGAGGGTCGGGGAGccgag GCTCAGACAACTATGACCCGTATGGAGGGGGCTACAAGGACTCCATGTCAGGGATGGGGGGCTATGGAGGGGGTCACAAGAGGGGTCTCTCTGGGAGCTCTCTGTTGTCGACGGGGACCAGTGCAGACGCTGTCATCGCTAAGATCAACCAACGCCTTGACATGCTGACCCAGCTGGAGGGAGGCATGAAGGGCGGGGGGCGCAgcgacag GTTTGACCAATACGAGTCCTTCGACTCGCGgggcccctcctccctcccctcccgggaTCTCTACAGATCCGGTAGCTATGGTTACGGCGATGGCCGAGGGGACATGACCCAAAGAGCTTCAGGCTTCGGAGGAGGTGGTGGTCTAGGCTCAGGCTTTGACAGCTCCTCCTCCTACGGAGCTGCTAAGATGCAGAGGCAGAACATGAGAGACTCCTTCTCCAGTGGCCACGGAGGAGGAAGCTGGGCCGGAGCAGGCCAGCGCTCCCCGAGAAGGGGGGGAGGCCGCGGAGGGTTTGGAGGCCGCAGATCCGACCCCACTCCCATGGGTGGAGGAGGTGGTAGGatgggtgggagaggaggaggccgGGGAGGTGGCGGTCACTCCCCCGGGGGTAGGGGCAAGCTCCCATCCCTCCTGGGCCACCGCATGCCCCCCCAGACCGGGGCCTTCCACCAGTCCGCTCAACAGGGCCGGGTCCCTGGGCACCAGGACTTCCCAGGGCGCCACTTTGGAGGGGGCCCCCAGGGAGGCCACCAGCGCGGGCGCAAGAGGCCCCTCAACCGA cagcagcctggTGGTGGTCAGCGTGACGGTCAGAAGAAGAGAAAACAGACACTGACCGCAGCAGATGAACCAGAGTCCAAGATGAACAAGACAGAGAGCGCAGGTGGAGAGACCGCTGAag aaCCAGCAGAGAACAATGGTGAAGAAAATGAG gcaACCAAAGCCCCGGCTGATGGAGAGAAAG tgGTGTCGATGCAGGAGGAGATCTCTCAGATGAAGAAGAAGCTCCAGACAGGGAAACAGACTCCTCCCCAGGACAAGGTCCCCAAAAACAGGAGGAAGAGGGGCGGCTTCCTggaaaggtcaggggtcacactAACACCCAAAAGTCAAACCCAGAG GGTGACGTTTGCGTGCTCGGTGTGTAAGTTCCGTTCATTCTACCACGAGGACATGGCAGCCCACCTGGAGAGCAAGTTCCACAAAGATCACTTCAAGTTCCTGTCCAGTCAGCTGTCCAAACCCACCACAGACTTCttacag GAGTACCTGAACAACAAGTATAAGAAGACAGAGCAGAGGACCAGTCAGATGGAGAACCACTGTGCTGCTATCTGTCAAGTCTACAAGGAACAGGACCTCACCAGGC AGTTGGGTATGGAACACTTCATGAAGAAGGTGGAGGCAGCCCACTGTGCAGCCTGTGACCTCTTCATCCCCATGCAGTTTTACGTCATACAGAAACACCTCAAGTCCCCCGACCACAACTTCAACCGCAAG GGTATGATGGAGCAGTCTAAGAGGGCCAGTCTGTCAGTGGCTCGCAGCATCCTCAACCACAAAATCATCGGAAAGAAGCTGGAGAGTTACCTCAAG ggTGAGAACCCCTTCCTCGGTAACCAGGACGACCAGGACCCAGAGGACTCAATGATTATGGAGGTGTCAGAGGCTGAGCTGACCAATGAGAGCCTGGCGGAGACCATCAAGGAAGAGGCGGGGCCAGAGACATCGCAGGCGGCCACTGGTGCtgatggggtagaggaggagaagatggaggagggaggggtggcgGTAgcagatggaggggaggaggaggaggcggcgcAAGTAGAGAAACTagcgggaggagagggggagacgcAGGGTGAGGGGGAGACGCAGGGTGAGGCTGAGGGAGAGTtggagcagggaggagaggaagaggaggaagggttTGAAGTTGGAGATGAGtttggagaggaggatgagggagtggaaggagagctgggagaggaagaggaggatgaaggagtgggaggagaggatgagggtgTGGCGGTAGAGAAGAAAGATGAGGACGCTGACGTGGTCGTCATAGAGTGA
- the LOC115178810 gene encoding A-kinase anchor protein 8-like isoform X2, with product MEGRGYSSGYSSWGGGGGSGSRGSDNYDPYGGGYKDSMSGMGGYGGGHKRGLSGSSLLSTGTSADAVIAKINQRLDMLTQLEGGMKGGGRSDRFDQYESFDSRGPSSLPSRDLYRSGSYGYGDGRGDMTQRASGFGGGGGLGSGFDSSSSYGAAKMQRQNMRDSFSSGHGGGSWAGAGQRSPRRGGGRGGFGGRRSDPTPMGGGGGRMGGRGGGRGGGGHSPGGRGKLPSLLGHRMPPQTGAFHQSAQQGRVPGHQDFPGRHFGGGPQGGHQRGRKRPLNRQQQPGGGQRDGQKKRKQTLTAADEPESKMNKTESAGGETAEEPAENNGEENEATKAPADGEKVVSMQEEISQMKKKLQTGKQTPPQDKVPKNRRKRGGFLERSGVTLTPKSQTQRVTFACSVCKFRSFYHEDMAAHLESKFHKDHFKFLSSQLSKPTTDFLQEYLNNKYKKTEQRTSQMENHCAAICQVYKEQDLTRQLGMEHFMKKVEAAHCAACDLFIPMQFYVIQKHLKSPDHNFNRKGMMEQSKRASLSVARSILNHKIIGKKLESYLKGENPFLGNQDDQDPEDSMIMEVSEAELTNESLAETIKEEAGPETSQAATGADGVEEEKMEEGGVAVADGGEEEEAAQVEKLAGGEGETQGEGETQGEAEGELEQGGEEEEEGFEVGDEFGEEDEGVEGELGEEEEDEGVGGEDEGVAVEKKDEDADVVVIE from the exons ATGGAAGGTCGTGGCTACAGTTCAG GATACTCGAGTTGGGGAGGCGGTGGAGGGTCGGGGAGccgag GCTCAGACAACTATGACCCGTATGGAGGGGGCTACAAGGACTCCATGTCAGGGATGGGGGGCTATGGAGGGGGTCACAAGAGGGGTCTCTCTGGGAGCTCTCTGTTGTCGACGGGGACCAGTGCAGACGCTGTCATCGCTAAGATCAACCAACGCCTTGACATGCTGACCCAGCTGGAGGGAGGCATGAAGGGCGGGGGGCGCAgcgacag GTTTGACCAATACGAGTCCTTCGACTCGCGgggcccctcctccctcccctcccgggaTCTCTACAGATCCGGTAGCTATGGTTACGGCGATGGCCGAGGGGACATGACCCAAAGAGCTTCAGGCTTCGGAGGAGGTGGTGGTCTAGGCTCAGGCTTTGACAGCTCCTCCTCCTACGGAGCTGCTAAGATGCAGAGGCAGAACATGAGAGACTCCTTCTCCAGTGGCCACGGAGGAGGAAGCTGGGCCGGAGCAGGCCAGCGCTCCCCGAGAAGGGGGGGAGGCCGCGGAGGGTTTGGAGGCCGCAGATCCGACCCCACTCCCATGGGTGGAGGAGGTGGTAGGatgggtgggagaggaggaggccgGGGAGGTGGCGGTCACTCCCCCGGGGGTAGGGGCAAGCTCCCATCCCTCCTGGGCCACCGCATGCCCCCCCAGACCGGGGCCTTCCACCAGTCCGCTCAACAGGGCCGGGTCCCTGGGCACCAGGACTTCCCAGGGCGCCACTTTGGAGGGGGCCCCCAGGGAGGCCACCAGCGCGGGCGCAAGAGGCCCCTCAACCGA cagcagcagcctggTGGTGGTCAGCGTGACGGTCAGAAGAAGAGAAAACAGACACTGACCGCAGCAGATGAACCAGAGTCCAAGATGAACAAGACAGAGAGCGCAGGTGGAGAGACCGCTGAag aaCCAGCAGAGAACAATGGTGAAGAAAATGAG gcaACCAAAGCCCCGGCTGATGGAGAGAAAG tgGTGTCGATGCAGGAGGAGATCTCTCAGATGAAGAAGAAGCTCCAGACAGGGAAACAGACTCCTCCCCAGGACAAGGTCCCCAAAAACAGGAGGAAGAGGGGCGGCTTCCTggaaaggtcaggggtcacactAACACCCAAAAGTCAAACCCAGAG GGTGACGTTTGCGTGCTCGGTGTGTAAGTTCCGTTCATTCTACCACGAGGACATGGCAGCCCACCTGGAGAGCAAGTTCCACAAAGATCACTTCAAGTTCCTGTCCAGTCAGCTGTCCAAACCCACCACAGACTTCttacag GAGTACCTGAACAACAAGTATAAGAAGACAGAGCAGAGGACCAGTCAGATGGAGAACCACTGTGCTGCTATCTGTCAAGTCTACAAGGAACAGGACCTCACCAGGC AGTTGGGTATGGAACACTTCATGAAGAAGGTGGAGGCAGCCCACTGTGCAGCCTGTGACCTCTTCATCCCCATGCAGTTTTACGTCATACAGAAACACCTCAAGTCCCCCGACCACAACTTCAACCGCAAG GGTATGATGGAGCAGTCTAAGAGGGCCAGTCTGTCAGTGGCTCGCAGCATCCTCAACCACAAAATCATCGGAAAGAAGCTGGAGAGTTACCTCAAG ggTGAGAACCCCTTCCTCGGTAACCAGGACGACCAGGACCCAGAGGACTCAATGATTATGGAGGTGTCAGAGGCTGAGCTGACCAATGAGAGCCTGGCGGAGACCATCAAGGAAGAGGCGGGGCCAGAGACATCGCAGGCGGCCACTGGTGCtgatggggtagaggaggagaagatggaggagggaggggtggcgGTAgcagatggaggggaggaggaggaggcggcgcAAGTAGAGAAACTagcgggaggagagggggagacgcAGGGTGAGGGGGAGACGCAGGGTGAGGCTGAGGGAGAGTtggagcagggaggagaggaagaggaggaagggttTGAAGTTGGAGATGAGtttggagaggaggatgagggagtggaaggagagctgggagaggaagaggaggatgaaggagtgggaggagaggatgagggtgTGGCGGTAGAGAAGAAAGATGAGGACGCTGACGTGGTCGTCATAGAGTGA
- the LOC115178810 gene encoding A-kinase anchor protein 8-like isoform X4, whose translation MEGRGYSSGGYSSWGGGGGSGSRGSDNYDPYGGGYKDSMSGMGGYGGGHKRGLSGSSLLSTGTSADAVIAKINQRLDMLTQLEGGMKGGGRSDRFDQYESFDSRGPSSLPSRDLYRSGSYGYGDGRGDMTQRASGFGGGGGLGSGFDSSSSYGAAKMQRQNMRDSFSSGHGGGSWAGAGQRSPRRGGGRGGFGGRRSDPTPMGGGGGRMGGRGGGRGGGGHSPGGRGKLPSLLGHRMPPQTGAFHQSAQQGRVPGHQDFPGRHFGGGPQGGHQRGRKRPLNRQQQPGGGQRDGQKKRKQTLTAADEPESKMNKTESAGGETAEEPAENNGEENEATKAPADGEKVVSMQEEISQMKKKLQTGKQTPPQDKVPKNRRKRGGFLERVTFACSVCKFRSFYHEDMAAHLESKFHKDHFKFLSSQLSKPTTDFLQEYLNNKYKKTEQRTSQMENHCAAICQVYKEQDLTRQLGMEHFMKKVEAAHCAACDLFIPMQFYVIQKHLKSPDHNFNRKGMMEQSKRASLSVARSILNHKIIGKKLESYLKGENPFLGNQDDQDPEDSMIMEVSEAELTNESLAETIKEEAGPETSQAATGADGVEEEKMEEGGVAVADGGEEEEAAQVEKLAGGEGETQGEGETQGEAEGELEQGGEEEEEGFEVGDEFGEEDEGVEGELGEEEEDEGVGGEDEGVAVEKKDEDADVVVIE comes from the exons ATGGAAGGTCGTGGCTACAGTTCAG GAGGATACTCGAGTTGGGGAGGCGGTGGAGGGTCGGGGAGccgag GCTCAGACAACTATGACCCGTATGGAGGGGGCTACAAGGACTCCATGTCAGGGATGGGGGGCTATGGAGGGGGTCACAAGAGGGGTCTCTCTGGGAGCTCTCTGTTGTCGACGGGGACCAGTGCAGACGCTGTCATCGCTAAGATCAACCAACGCCTTGACATGCTGACCCAGCTGGAGGGAGGCATGAAGGGCGGGGGGCGCAgcgacag GTTTGACCAATACGAGTCCTTCGACTCGCGgggcccctcctccctcccctcccgggaTCTCTACAGATCCGGTAGCTATGGTTACGGCGATGGCCGAGGGGACATGACCCAAAGAGCTTCAGGCTTCGGAGGAGGTGGTGGTCTAGGCTCAGGCTTTGACAGCTCCTCCTCCTACGGAGCTGCTAAGATGCAGAGGCAGAACATGAGAGACTCCTTCTCCAGTGGCCACGGAGGAGGAAGCTGGGCCGGAGCAGGCCAGCGCTCCCCGAGAAGGGGGGGAGGCCGCGGAGGGTTTGGAGGCCGCAGATCCGACCCCACTCCCATGGGTGGAGGAGGTGGTAGGatgggtgggagaggaggaggccgGGGAGGTGGCGGTCACTCCCCCGGGGGTAGGGGCAAGCTCCCATCCCTCCTGGGCCACCGCATGCCCCCCCAGACCGGGGCCTTCCACCAGTCCGCTCAACAGGGCCGGGTCCCTGGGCACCAGGACTTCCCAGGGCGCCACTTTGGAGGGGGCCCCCAGGGAGGCCACCAGCGCGGGCGCAAGAGGCCCCTCAACCGA cagcagcagcctggTGGTGGTCAGCGTGACGGTCAGAAGAAGAGAAAACAGACACTGACCGCAGCAGATGAACCAGAGTCCAAGATGAACAAGACAGAGAGCGCAGGTGGAGAGACCGCTGAag aaCCAGCAGAGAACAATGGTGAAGAAAATGAG gcaACCAAAGCCCCGGCTGATGGAGAGAAAG tgGTGTCGATGCAGGAGGAGATCTCTCAGATGAAGAAGAAGCTCCAGACAGGGAAACAGACTCCTCCCCAGGACAAGGTCCCCAAAAACAGGAGGAAGAGGGGCGGCTTCCTggaaag GGTGACGTTTGCGTGCTCGGTGTGTAAGTTCCGTTCATTCTACCACGAGGACATGGCAGCCCACCTGGAGAGCAAGTTCCACAAAGATCACTTCAAGTTCCTGTCCAGTCAGCTGTCCAAACCCACCACAGACTTCttacag GAGTACCTGAACAACAAGTATAAGAAGACAGAGCAGAGGACCAGTCAGATGGAGAACCACTGTGCTGCTATCTGTCAAGTCTACAAGGAACAGGACCTCACCAGGC AGTTGGGTATGGAACACTTCATGAAGAAGGTGGAGGCAGCCCACTGTGCAGCCTGTGACCTCTTCATCCCCATGCAGTTTTACGTCATACAGAAACACCTCAAGTCCCCCGACCACAACTTCAACCGCAAG GGTATGATGGAGCAGTCTAAGAGGGCCAGTCTGTCAGTGGCTCGCAGCATCCTCAACCACAAAATCATCGGAAAGAAGCTGGAGAGTTACCTCAAG ggTGAGAACCCCTTCCTCGGTAACCAGGACGACCAGGACCCAGAGGACTCAATGATTATGGAGGTGTCAGAGGCTGAGCTGACCAATGAGAGCCTGGCGGAGACCATCAAGGAAGAGGCGGGGCCAGAGACATCGCAGGCGGCCACTGGTGCtgatggggtagaggaggagaagatggaggagggaggggtggcgGTAgcagatggaggggaggaggaggaggcggcgcAAGTAGAGAAACTagcgggaggagagggggagacgcAGGGTGAGGGGGAGACGCAGGGTGAGGCTGAGGGAGAGTtggagcagggaggagaggaagaggaggaagggttTGAAGTTGGAGATGAGtttggagaggaggatgagggagtggaaggagagctgggagaggaagaggaggatgaaggagtgggaggagaggatgagggtgTGGCGGTAGAGAAGAAAGATGAGGACGCTGACGTGGTCGTCATAGAGTGA
- the LOC115178810 gene encoding A-kinase anchor protein 8-like isoform X1 yields MEGRGYSSGGYSSWGGGGGSGSRGSDNYDPYGGGYKDSMSGMGGYGGGHKRGLSGSSLLSTGTSADAVIAKINQRLDMLTQLEGGMKGGGRSDRFDQYESFDSRGPSSLPSRDLYRSGSYGYGDGRGDMTQRASGFGGGGGLGSGFDSSSSYGAAKMQRQNMRDSFSSGHGGGSWAGAGQRSPRRGGGRGGFGGRRSDPTPMGGGGGRMGGRGGGRGGGGHSPGGRGKLPSLLGHRMPPQTGAFHQSAQQGRVPGHQDFPGRHFGGGPQGGHQRGRKRPLNRQQQPGGGQRDGQKKRKQTLTAADEPESKMNKTESAGGETAEEPAENNGEENEATKAPADGEKVVSMQEEISQMKKKLQTGKQTPPQDKVPKNRRKRGGFLERSGVTLTPKSQTQRVTFACSVCKFRSFYHEDMAAHLESKFHKDHFKFLSSQLSKPTTDFLQEYLNNKYKKTEQRTSQMENHCAAICQVYKEQDLTRQLGMEHFMKKVEAAHCAACDLFIPMQFYVIQKHLKSPDHNFNRKGMMEQSKRASLSVARSILNHKIIGKKLESYLKGENPFLGNQDDQDPEDSMIMEVSEAELTNESLAETIKEEAGPETSQAATGADGVEEEKMEEGGVAVADGGEEEEAAQVEKLAGGEGETQGEGETQGEAEGELEQGGEEEEEGFEVGDEFGEEDEGVEGELGEEEEDEGVGGEDEGVAVEKKDEDADVVVIE; encoded by the exons ATGGAAGGTCGTGGCTACAGTTCAG GAGGATACTCGAGTTGGGGAGGCGGTGGAGGGTCGGGGAGccgag GCTCAGACAACTATGACCCGTATGGAGGGGGCTACAAGGACTCCATGTCAGGGATGGGGGGCTATGGAGGGGGTCACAAGAGGGGTCTCTCTGGGAGCTCTCTGTTGTCGACGGGGACCAGTGCAGACGCTGTCATCGCTAAGATCAACCAACGCCTTGACATGCTGACCCAGCTGGAGGGAGGCATGAAGGGCGGGGGGCGCAgcgacag GTTTGACCAATACGAGTCCTTCGACTCGCGgggcccctcctccctcccctcccgggaTCTCTACAGATCCGGTAGCTATGGTTACGGCGATGGCCGAGGGGACATGACCCAAAGAGCTTCAGGCTTCGGAGGAGGTGGTGGTCTAGGCTCAGGCTTTGACAGCTCCTCCTCCTACGGAGCTGCTAAGATGCAGAGGCAGAACATGAGAGACTCCTTCTCCAGTGGCCACGGAGGAGGAAGCTGGGCCGGAGCAGGCCAGCGCTCCCCGAGAAGGGGGGGAGGCCGCGGAGGGTTTGGAGGCCGCAGATCCGACCCCACTCCCATGGGTGGAGGAGGTGGTAGGatgggtgggagaggaggaggccgGGGAGGTGGCGGTCACTCCCCCGGGGGTAGGGGCAAGCTCCCATCCCTCCTGGGCCACCGCATGCCCCCCCAGACCGGGGCCTTCCACCAGTCCGCTCAACAGGGCCGGGTCCCTGGGCACCAGGACTTCCCAGGGCGCCACTTTGGAGGGGGCCCCCAGGGAGGCCACCAGCGCGGGCGCAAGAGGCCCCTCAACCGA cagcagcagcctggTGGTGGTCAGCGTGACGGTCAGAAGAAGAGAAAACAGACACTGACCGCAGCAGATGAACCAGAGTCCAAGATGAACAAGACAGAGAGCGCAGGTGGAGAGACCGCTGAag aaCCAGCAGAGAACAATGGTGAAGAAAATGAG gcaACCAAAGCCCCGGCTGATGGAGAGAAAG tgGTGTCGATGCAGGAGGAGATCTCTCAGATGAAGAAGAAGCTCCAGACAGGGAAACAGACTCCTCCCCAGGACAAGGTCCCCAAAAACAGGAGGAAGAGGGGCGGCTTCCTggaaaggtcaggggtcacactAACACCCAAAAGTCAAACCCAGAG GGTGACGTTTGCGTGCTCGGTGTGTAAGTTCCGTTCATTCTACCACGAGGACATGGCAGCCCACCTGGAGAGCAAGTTCCACAAAGATCACTTCAAGTTCCTGTCCAGTCAGCTGTCCAAACCCACCACAGACTTCttacag GAGTACCTGAACAACAAGTATAAGAAGACAGAGCAGAGGACCAGTCAGATGGAGAACCACTGTGCTGCTATCTGTCAAGTCTACAAGGAACAGGACCTCACCAGGC AGTTGGGTATGGAACACTTCATGAAGAAGGTGGAGGCAGCCCACTGTGCAGCCTGTGACCTCTTCATCCCCATGCAGTTTTACGTCATACAGAAACACCTCAAGTCCCCCGACCACAACTTCAACCGCAAG GGTATGATGGAGCAGTCTAAGAGGGCCAGTCTGTCAGTGGCTCGCAGCATCCTCAACCACAAAATCATCGGAAAGAAGCTGGAGAGTTACCTCAAG ggTGAGAACCCCTTCCTCGGTAACCAGGACGACCAGGACCCAGAGGACTCAATGATTATGGAGGTGTCAGAGGCTGAGCTGACCAATGAGAGCCTGGCGGAGACCATCAAGGAAGAGGCGGGGCCAGAGACATCGCAGGCGGCCACTGGTGCtgatggggtagaggaggagaagatggaggagggaggggtggcgGTAgcagatggaggggaggaggaggaggcggcgcAAGTAGAGAAACTagcgggaggagagggggagacgcAGGGTGAGGGGGAGACGCAGGGTGAGGCTGAGGGAGAGTtggagcagggaggagaggaagaggaggaagggttTGAAGTTGGAGATGAGtttggagaggaggatgagggagtggaaggagagctgggagaggaagaggaggatgaaggagtgggaggagaggatgagggtgTGGCGGTAGAGAAGAAAGATGAGGACGCTGACGTGGTCGTCATAGAGTGA